From a single Desulfobulbaceae bacterium genomic region:
- a CDS encoding undecaprenyl/decaprenyl-phosphate alpha-N-acetylglucosaminyl 1-phosphate transferase, giving the protein MIVPVMSLSILSFIFALVVTPRVAALAERFDLLDKPSARKVHNIAIPRIGGIAIFLAFSLSLFTALFFENFKTQLLDNNEIIYLFAGGILSLLLGLYDDIKQLGPKVKFAVQTGIAIFAFLGGIKIRLIGLPLLGPVYFGWLELPVTILWMLLVINAINLIDGLDGLAAGVSFFICIVLLAVAISHELLLVAIALACLSGSLLGFLVFNFNPASIFMGDSGSYFIGYMLASLSIAGSIKSHTAVTFLIPIIAMGVPLLDTVWATTRRFIFGQELFQPDKDHFHHRLMRKGFSHKRTVAILYAITICLGGLALLTVNVRDRYSAIFLGILGILVVIFVRKLGYLDFLGLKSFLMWINDLTNVIGINRDRRVFLAYQLGISEAENMDAFWERIVASAQHLGLDYIEMQLGGKDAKFKKFNDYVWHSLNDDDVKEELYSKHRLYIRFPLNCKDHHYGILKISKKYSNSVRNQSQILWRLEFLRRTLSNTLHEFKKYPKYGLHDRRVPIEDRRLHEVKDQFLNGLDERRKDADRRHHQATTTSL; this is encoded by the coding sequence ATGATTGTTCCTGTGATGTCACTTTCGATATTATCCTTTATATTTGCATTGGTTGTGACCCCACGCGTAGCCGCATTAGCAGAAAGATTCGATCTGCTGGATAAACCGTCTGCTCGTAAGGTCCACAATATCGCCATCCCAAGAATTGGTGGGATTGCCATCTTCCTGGCTTTTAGCCTGTCACTATTTACAGCCCTTTTTTTTGAAAATTTCAAAACTCAACTGCTGGATAATAATGAAATTATCTACCTATTCGCCGGCGGAATCCTGTCGCTTTTACTTGGTTTATATGATGATATAAAGCAACTTGGACCAAAAGTTAAATTCGCAGTCCAGACCGGCATTGCGATATTCGCCTTTCTCGGTGGCATTAAAATCAGATTAATTGGCCTGCCATTGCTAGGCCCTGTTTACTTCGGCTGGTTAGAACTACCAGTGACTATATTATGGATGCTCCTCGTCATCAATGCTATCAACCTGATTGACGGCTTGGACGGATTGGCCGCCGGCGTCAGCTTCTTTATCTGCATCGTGCTACTTGCCGTTGCTATAAGTCATGAACTTCTCCTAGTTGCCATCGCCCTGGCCTGCCTTTCCGGAAGCCTGCTCGGTTTCTTGGTGTTCAATTTCAACCCTGCGTCCATTTTCATGGGCGATTCCGGCAGCTACTTCATCGGCTACATGCTGGCCTCACTTAGTATCGCCGGTTCGATCAAAAGTCATACCGCCGTTACCTTTTTAATTCCTATCATCGCCATGGGAGTACCTCTCTTGGATACTGTGTGGGCCACCACCAGGAGATTTATTTTTGGTCAGGAGTTATTTCAACCGGACAAGGATCATTTTCATCACCGATTAATGAGGAAAGGATTCTCCCACAAGCGGACAGTAGCTATCCTTTATGCAATCACCATCTGTCTCGGCGGCTTGGCCTTACTGACAGTAAATGTTCGAGATCGATACTCTGCCATTTTCCTTGGCATACTCGGGATCCTGGTCGTAATCTTCGTCCGCAAACTCGGCTATCTGGATTTTTTAGGGCTAAAAAGTTTCCTGATGTGGATTAATGATCTGACCAATGTAATAGGAATAAACAGAGACCGCCGAGTATTTCTTGCCTACCAGTTAGGGATCTCAGAAGCTGAAAACATGGACGCCTTCTGGGAACGAATTGTCGCCTCGGCACAACATCTAGGGCTTGATTACATCGAAATGCAACTTGGTGGGAAAGATGCCAAGTTCAAAAAATTTAACGATTACGTGTGGCATTCGTTGAACGACGATGACGTTAAAGAAGAACTGTATTCCAAGCACAGGCTGTACATACGCTTCCCATTAAATTGCAAAGACCATCATTACGGAATCTTAAAAATATCGAAAAAATATTCCAATTCGGTTAGAAATCAATCGCAGATCTTATGGCGGCTTGAATTTCTCCGACGAACTCTTTCCAACACCCTGCATGAATTCAAGAAATATCCCAAATATGGCCTGCATGACCGAAGAGTTCCAATAGAAGACCGCCGATTACATGAGGTCAAAGACCAATTCCTTAACGGGCTAGACGAACGCAGAAAAGATGCGGACCGACGACACCATCAAGCTACAACAACTTCATTATAA